Part of the Sphingobium sp. TKS genome is shown below.
CCGACGCCTTTTTCGCGGGCACGCGCCCGCGGCTCAACTACCAGCTCGACGGCCGAACGCTCGGCTTCAACGAATCGATCTTCCAGAACGGGACGCTGTGGGACATTGGCCAGGTCGAGGTCTATCGCGGCCCGCAGAGCACCCTGCAGGGGCGCAATGCGATCGCCGGCACCATCGCGATCCGCACCGCCGATCCGACGTTCGATTGGGAAGGGCGGGCGCGCGCGCTCGTCGGCAGCCAGGACGAACGGCAGGTCTCCGGCGCGCTGTCCGGACCGATCGCGCCGGATCTGCTCGCCTTCCGTCTGAGCGCCGACTGGCGCCGCTCGCAAGCTTATGTCGACTTCACCCCCTACCCCGAAGAAGCGCATCCCGGACGCTTTCAGAACCTGACCCTGCGCGGCAAGCTGCTCTTCACGCCGACCCCTGACGTGCGCTCGCTCCTCACCGTCGCCTATGTCGATGGGCGGGCTCCGCAATCGGAATATGTGCTCGGGCCGGACTACAGCCAGAAGGTCCCGCAGTCGGCCCCGCAGCCGGTGTTTCGCTCGCGCAACACGACGGGTATCACGGACACGAGCTGGAGAGTCAGCGATATCGTCACCCTGCAGGCCTATTTGTCGGCGACGGATTTCAGGACCGATCGCTATGCGCCGGCCACGACCGGCAATGCCCGGATCGACGGCAGGGAATATGTCGCGGAACCCTTCGTCCGGCTGCGTTCGCCCGACGACCGGTTCAGCGGCTTCGTCGCGGCCTATATCTTCAGGACGCACCAGAGCGAGACGATCGATCTCTACGGCGGCGGCGCGTTCCGCGACCGCACCCGGACCACCGCCGCTTTCGGCGAGTTCACCGGCAAGCTCACCGACGCGCTGACGCTGGTGCTGGGCGGGCGCTACGAGGTCGAGCATCGCTTCCGCACCGGCTATGCCGGCCCCTTCCTCATCGACTTCGACGAGACCTATCGCGAGTTCCTGCCCAAGGCGACGCTGTCGCTGCGCGCCACCGATGCGATCACGGTCGGCGTCACCGCCGGGCGCGGCTATAATGGCGGCGGCGCGGGCTTCACCTACTATCCGCCCTATGTAAGCTACACCTACAAGCCCGAGTTCGTCTGGAACTATGAGGGCTTCCTGCGCAGCTCGCTCGCCGGCGGCAAGGTGACGCTGACCGCGAACGTCTTCTACAACGACTATAAGGGTCTCCAACTGCCCTACAGCCTCGGCGTCCTGTCGACGGTGATCCGCAACGCCGACAGGGCGACGACCTATGGCGCCGAGGCCGGGATCAGCTGGAACCCCTCGATGGGCAACCAGATCTACGCGAACGTCGGCCTCCTGAAGACCAGGGTGAACCGCTACGACGATCCCGCGGTTCAGGGGAACGACCTGCTGCACGCCCCGGCCTTCAGCAGCGATGTCGGGTTCAATGTCTCGCCCGATGGAAAGTTCGAGATGGGCGGCGACGTTCGCTACACTGATTCCTATTTTTCGGACGTGTTCAGCAACGCCCGCGGCAAGGTGAGCCCCTATGCCGTGCTCAATGGCCGGGTCGCCTACAATCTGGGACCCGCGCGCCTGTCGCTGTCGGTGCGCAACCTGCTGAACAGCGGCCATCCCGTCGACTATGTCATCTATGGCGGCGCGGTTTACGGCGCGACGATCCTCCAGCCGCGCACCGTGACCGGCGGCGTCGAGCTCCGGTTCTGATCGGGCCCGCAATGGCGATGTCGCAGACCACGATCCGGCGATGGTATCTCGTCCACAAATGGACGAGCCTCGTCTGCACGGTCTTCCTGCTGCTCCTCTGCCTGACCGGGCTGCCGCTGATCTTCCACGCCGAGATCGACGGGCTGACGCGGGCGCCGGCCATCCCGGCTGCGGTGAAGCCGGCGCCGCCGCCCAACCTCGACGCGATCGTGGCCGGGGCCCTAGCCAACCGGCCAGGCGAGGTGATGATGTTCCTCAGCCGCGATCCGGACAAGCCGATCTTCTATGCGATTACCGCGCCGCGCGTGGACTCGAAGGAAGAGGAGACGCACATCGCGCAGTTCGATGCGCGGACCGGCGTGCTGCTGATGGCGCCGCCGCTCGATACCGGCGTGATGCACTTCCTGCTGGAGCTGCATTCAAGCCTGCTGCTCGGCCTGCCCGGGGAAATGGTCATGGCGCTGGTCGGGCTGGTCTTTCTGGTCTCGCTGATCTCGGGCGCCGTGGTCTATGCGCCCTTCATGCGCAAGCTGGCCTTCGGGACAGTGCGCAAGGCCCGCAGCGCGCGCCTCAAGTGGCTCGACACGCACAACATGGTCGGCATCGTCGCGCTGGCCTGGCTGGCGGTGGTCGGCGCGACCGGGGTGATCACCGCGCTTTCGACGCCGATCGCCGGCGTCTGGCAGATGGGCCAGCTCGCCGAGATGACCGCGCCCTACAAGAACGCGCCGCCGCTTCGCCGGCTCGGATCGGTCGACCATGCGGCGCGAGTCGCCCACGCCGCCGCGCCTTCGACGTCGGTCAGCGTCATCGCCTGGCCCGGCACCTTCTTCAGCTCGAAGCACCATTATGCGGTGTTCCTCAGCGGCAACACGCCGCTAACCAGGAAGCTGATCAAACCCGCGCTGGTCGATGCGGAGACCGGCAAGCTCACCGCGATCGAGGAGATGCCGCTCTATGTGAAGACGCTGTTCCTCTCGCAGCCGCTCCACTTCGGCGACTATGGCGGCCTTCCGCTCAAGATCATCTGGGCGCTGCTCGATATCGCCGCGATCGTAGTGCTCGGAACCGGAATCTATCTCTGGCTCGGCCGCCGCCGCGTGCCGATCGAGAAGCGTATCATGGAACTGAACAGTGGCGGCGTGCTGGAGCCTGCAGAGTAATGAGCGACCGCAGGAGCGTTTCGCAGACCAACTGGCGCGTCTTCCGCTGGCCGTTGCTGATCGGAATCATGAGCTTCGTCGGCCTCCTGTCCGCGCTCGTCGGCGATGGCTGGTATGACGCGCTGTCCTGGCTCTGCCTCGGCGCTTGCGTGTTCCTCATGGTCGTGGCCTGGCGGGGATGGTCCGCGAAATGACGGACGTTCGCCATGCCGATCCGTTCGCGGTGATCGCCGACGAGCGCATCGCGGACGTGCTGCGCCGTCTCTACCGCGAGGCCAATCGTCAGCACTTCTCCGTCGTCCGCCATCTGTCGCGCCACGCGCTGTCCTTCCTGCGCGGCAGGGCGGTCGACTTTCCGATGGCCGAGATGGCCGGGTTCTGGAGCGACAAATATATCGCCATCGTCGAACCGCAGGGCGCCTTCTGCTACCTGACAGCCCGCGCGCGCCGAGCTCGGACAATCGTCGAGTTCGGCACGTCGTTCGGCGTCTCGACGCTGTGGCTCGCAGCGGCCGTCAAGGCGAACGGCGGCGGAACGGTCGTCACGACCGAAATCGTGCCGGAAAAGGCTGCCGTCGCACGCCAAAATTTTGAGGAGGCCGGCGTCGCCGACATCATCGACCTTCGCGTCGGCGATGCGCTCGAGAGCCTTCGGGAGGAGCCATCCGACATCGACTTTCTGCTGAACGACGGCTTTCCCATGCTCGCGCTCGACGTCGTGCAGTTGCTTGCACGGCGCATGCGCCCCGGCGCGGTGGTGTTGACCGACGACGTCGGCGGGCTGGCGGGCAACTTCCGCGACTATGTCGCCTGGCTTCGCGATCCCGCCAACGGGTTCGATTCCACCCTGCTGCCGCTCAAGGGCGGCAGCGAATATTCGGTGCGGAGATAGGAATGACCGATACTGCCTCACTCCGCTGGCTGCGCCTGGCCGGAATCGCCGGCATCGTAGGGGCGATCCTCTGGACGCTCGGCGATGCGCTCATCGTCGGAGGAAAGGCGGCCGCGGCGGACTACCCGCTGCTCTTCCAGACCTATGCTCACCAGATCGAGCCCGATCTCGCGGCCGCGATGGTTTCGTCCTCGGAGACGCGACTGGCGGCCGGCGCCCTCGTCGCCGACATCGGTATCGTCTTCTACCTCGCCGGAAGCTGGCATCTGTTTCGCGGCCTGCTGCCGGCGGGCGCCAAATGGGCATGGCCAATCTTCGCATTGTTCATCTGCGGCAATGCCTGGTCGCCGCTCGGACACGCAGCCTTTTACTATCTGGGCATGGCCTACAAGACAGTGCTGGTGACGCCGCCAGCCGCGCACCAGGCGCTGCTCGATCTCGCCGCGCGTTTCCATGCCGTGCTGCTGATCGCCTGGCTGCTGCCGATCGTCACGCTCGGTCTCGCACTGCTCGGGCTCGGGGTCGTCATCGCATTCGGCCGGACGGCTTGGCCACGCTGGTTCGCGCTGATCGCCAATCCGGTGTCGCTGGTGCTGCTCGGCATGGTGATCGCATTCATCTCGCCCAAGCCAGTCTCGATCTGGCTCGACGGTGCGGCATTCAATCTCGGCTGGCTGGCAGTCTATACCCTATCGACGATTCTGCTCTGGAAAGGAGAGCGACGGACGTGCCCGCGTTGAGGGCTGCGGACTGAGGTTCCTTAACATGGGAATGGGCAAGTACGAGGCTGCCGGCGCATTCCTGAGAAGGTGGCGAGGCGGCAATGCCGCGGAGGACGTCGAACTGGGTCGCGCAGATCGAGGGCATCACCGCCGGACGACTGCCGCGCGGCGCGGCCGAGCCGCGGTGGTCGTGCGGGACGTGTCGCACTCATAACTCGACCGGGATGAGTCGCATCCGCATGGCCGATTCACCCGAACCGCATCGACAGCTCGACATCACCGCCGAACGGCACCGACATGTAGCCGTGATCGGGCGAGCGGACCCGCGCCAGATAGTCCTGGCTCCAGTCGGCGTTGTCGGCGACGATGAAGGCGCCGGGACGCAGGCGGCCCTCGACCAGCGCCAGCACGGCCGGATAGAGGCCTTTCGCGCCATCGAGCAGCAGGATGTCGATCCGGTCGGGCAGGTCGCGCGCCAGCGTCTCCAGCGCGTCGCCCTCGCGCAGCTCGATCAGATCGGCGAGGCCGCCGGCCGCGAAGTTTGCGCGCGCGCGCGCAACCTTGGACGGCTCGAACTCGCTGGTGATGAGCCGCCCGCCGCCATTGTCGCGGAGTGCGGCGGCAAGATGGAGGGTCGAGATGCCGAACGAGGTTCCGAACTCGACGATGCTCTTTGCGCCGGTCGAGCGGCCCAGCATGTAGAGAAGCGCGGCGGTCTCGCGCGAGACGGCCAGGTGCGCGTCCTTCATCCGCGTGTAGAACGCGCGGTAATCGGTCTTGCTCGCCATCATCGCGGCGCGCTCGTCTTCCGGCATCTCCATGATGGTCGGCAGCACTTGCGCGGTGGTCGCTTCGGCATCGGCGAACAGCCGGTCAAGCAGCGGGGCCAAGGGTGTGGCTGTGAGGGTCGTCATGAGGAGTCTCCGAATTGGTGGGAGGCGCTAGGATGGCCGCGCCAGAGCCTGGTAATCCTTGAGCGTGATCGGTTGGACCAGCAGGCCCAGGTCCGGGACGCCATTCGGGTGGCCAGGATCGTCCGGCGCCGTGGACTCGCCCAGCGTGTCCAAGGCCTCGGCGCTGACCGCCAGCGCGCTGTCCGCGTGGCATAGTCGCGCAGCTCGGCTTCGTAGGCGGCCGCGGCGGCCTCGAAGTCGCCTCGGTGGGCGGCAAGCTCTCCGGCGAGGATGTAGGCGCCGACCATCGCGACGCTCGTGCCCTGGCCCGTGGCCGGCGACACGCAGTAGCCGGCGTCGCCCACCAGGACGACGCGCCCGCGCGACCAGCGGTCCATGCGAATCTGGCTCATCGTGTCGAAATAGAAATCGGGCGCGGCCCACATATGCTCGACGATCTGCGGGAATATCCATCCCGCGCCGGCGACCTGATCGGCCACCAGCCGCTTCTGCGCATCAACGTCACGATAGTCGTAGCGCGGCTGCTCGGCATCGAAGCCGAAGCCGAAGCCGATATAGGTTCTGACGTCGAGGTCGGCGCGCAGGCCGAGAACGCCGCCGAAGATGCCGGCGTGCTGATGGAAGACCTGCAAGCGATCGAGGCCGAGGAAGTTCGGCATCGGGAAGACGGCCAGGCACCCGCCGATATAGCGGATGAACTCCGCCTCGGGTCCGAAGGCGAGGCGGCGCACGCCCGAGTGCAAGCCGTCCGCGCCGATCACCAGA
Proteins encoded:
- a CDS encoding DUF6796 family protein codes for the protein MTDTASLRWLRLAGIAGIVGAILWTLGDALIVGGKAAAADYPLLFQTYAHQIEPDLAAAMVSSSETRLAAGALVADIGIVFYLAGSWHLFRGLLPAGAKWAWPIFALFICGNAWSPLGHAAFYYLGMAYKTVLVTPPAAHQALLDLAARFHAVLLIAWLLPIVTLGLALLGLGVVIAFGRTAWPRWFALIANPVSLVLLGMVIAFISPKPVSIWLDGAAFNLGWLAVYTLSTILLWKGERRTCPR
- a CDS encoding O-methyltransferase, whose product is MTDVRHADPFAVIADERIADVLRRLYREANRQHFSVVRHLSRHALSFLRGRAVDFPMAEMAGFWSDKYIAIVEPQGAFCYLTARARRARTIVEFGTSFGVSTLWLAAAVKANGGGTVVTTEIVPEKAAVARQNFEEAGVADIIDLRVGDALESLREEPSDIDFLLNDGFPMLALDVVQLLARRMRPGAVVLTDDVGGLAGNFRDYVAWLRDPANGFDSTLLPLKGGSEYSVRR
- a CDS encoding TonB-dependent receptor — encoded protein: MPFRSQLFVTAGALVLLPTSAACAAEQDGGTLDEIVVTAEKSNRSLRETASSVTVITDEAAERMGVYGTNELLDRMTNLVNIKPGNAAPTVRGIDGTGPAQGSDAFFAGTRPRLNYQLDGRTLGFNESIFQNGTLWDIGQVEVYRGPQSTLQGRNAIAGTIAIRTADPTFDWEGRARALVGSQDERQVSGALSGPIAPDLLAFRLSADWRRSQAYVDFTPYPEEAHPGRFQNLTLRGKLLFTPTPDVRSLLTVAYVDGRAPQSEYVLGPDYSQKVPQSAPQPVFRSRNTTGITDTSWRVSDIVTLQAYLSATDFRTDRYAPATTGNARIDGREYVAEPFVRLRSPDDRFSGFVAAYIFRTHQSETIDLYGGGAFRDRTRTTAAFGEFTGKLTDALTLVLGGRYEVEHRFRTGYAGPFLIDFDETYREFLPKATLSLRATDAITVGVTAGRGYNGGGAGFTYYPPYVSYTYKPEFVWNYEGFLRSSLAGGKVTLTANVFYNDYKGLQLPYSLGVLSTVIRNADRATTYGAEAGISWNPSMGNQIYANVGLLKTRVNRYDDPAVQGNDLLHAPAFSSDVGFNVSPDGKFEMGGDVRYTDSYFSDVFSNARGKVSPYAVLNGRVAYNLGPARLSLSVRNLLNSGHPVDYVIYGGAVYGATILQPRTVTGGVELRF
- a CDS encoding PepSY-associated TM helix domain-containing protein; the encoded protein is MAMSQTTIRRWYLVHKWTSLVCTVFLLLLCLTGLPLIFHAEIDGLTRAPAIPAAVKPAPPPNLDAIVAGALANRPGEVMMFLSRDPDKPIFYAITAPRVDSKEEETHIAQFDARTGVLLMAPPLDTGVMHFLLELHSSLLLGLPGEMVMALVGLVFLVSLISGAVVYAPFMRKLAFGTVRKARSARLKWLDTHNMVGIVALAWLAVVGATGVITALSTPIAGVWQMGQLAEMTAPYKNAPPLRRLGSVDHAARVAHAAAPSTSVSVIAWPGTFFSSKHHYAVFLSGNTPLTRKLIKPALVDAETGKLTAIEEMPLYVKTLFLSQPLHFGDYGGLPLKIIWALLDIAAIVVLGTGIYLWLGRRRVPIEKRIMELNSGGVLEPAE
- a CDS encoding O-methyltransferase, whose protein sequence is MTTLTATPLAPLLDRLFADAEATTAQVLPTIMEMPEDERAAMMASKTDYRAFYTRMKDAHLAVSRETAALLYMLGRSTGAKSIVEFGTSFGISTLHLAAALRDNGGGRLITSEFEPSKVARARANFAAGGLADLIELREGDALETLARDLPDRIDILLLDGAKGLYPAVLALVEGRLRPGAFIVADNADWSQDYLARVRSPDHGYMSVPFGGDVELSMRFG
- a CDS encoding FAD-dependent monooxygenase, encoding MMKNDVNVLISGAGVAGLTVAHWLVRYGFKVTVVERAPHLRPGGQALDVRGPALEVAERMGVLDTFRQRSTGQTGMSVVDGDGKEIFRSTERTLTGGRFDSPDVEILRDALCDVLYRAAGAVEYLFGDRITALAQDEGGVDVTFASAPPRRFDLVIGADGLHSGVRRLAFGPEAEFIRYIGGCLAVFPMPNFLGLDRLQVFHQHAGIFGGVLGLRADLDVRTYIGFGFGFDAEQPRYDYRDVDAQKRLVADQVAGAGWIFPQIVEHMWAAPDFYFDTMSQIRMDRWSRGRVVLVGDAGYCVSPATGQGTSVAMVGAYILAGELAAHRGDFEAAAAAYEAELRDYATRTARWRSAPRPWTRWASPRRRTILATRMASRTWACWSNRSRSRITRLWRGHPSASHQFGDSS